Proteins co-encoded in one Leishmania panamensis strain MHOM/PA/94/PSC-1 chromosome 22 sequence genomic window:
- a CDS encoding hypothetical protein (TriTrypDB/GeneDB-style sysID: LpmP.22.0820), whose translation MLLDKDKIRLLIITEATTCLPGQHVTGVLRVEVLKEVSVTAIRLVARGQEAVFFKAKKDRFTITRQQSFVHFEHLITFFGFSKECGRRGGASLAPGIYEYPFDFEIPASAPPTYNCHTSAGDAEIAYVLRAIADIPRGFDKRTEIPLYVLPTIASQQYEQLCRTDKTMVTRDIPLAVEPGCFGRSRDPKASVTLSVSVPAVALLPWRSCGNTSPASSPTATNYLNVHLSLMNTSLKTPIRTVRVTLSQQQHLIAQGDSYNTIQPIVSVVVSPPGGELIPRASAALDVKLRLPRSLRHLSKMPQRVPLPTLATPCIQTRNLLTISFPGLGADALVNMSDATVIGAAVDYNSRVPIVPCFYTMATIRPEDKLGGE comes from the coding sequence atgctgctcgACAAGGACAAGATACGGCTGCTGATCATCACAGAGGCGACAACGTGCTTACCAGGGCAGCACGTTACCGGCGTCCTTCGCGTCGAAGTTTTGAAAGAGGTGTCAGTGACGGCGATTCGCCTCGTGGCCCGCGGCCAGGAGGCGGTCTTCTTCAAGGCCAAGAAGGACCGCTTCACCATCACACGGCAACAGTCCTTTGTCCACTTCGAGCACCTCATTACCTTCTTCGGTTTCTCGAAGGAgtgcggccgccgcggtggcgcctcACTCGCGCCTGGGATTTATGAGTACCCGTTCGACTTTGAGATTCCGGCAAGCGCGCCACCGACGTATAACTGTCACACATCCGCCGGAGATGCTGAGATTGCCTACGTACTGCGCGCCATCGCTGACATTCCGCGCGGGTTTGATAAGAGAACCGAGATTCCTCTCTACGTTCTGCCCACCATCGCCAGCCAGCAGTATGAACAGCTGTGCAGGACGGACAAGACAATGGTGACGCGAGACATCCCTCTCGCTGTCGAGCCCGGATGCTTTGGCCGCAGCAGAGACCCCAAGGCGAGCGTCACGTTATCCGTCTCAGTGCCGGCTGTGGCGCTACTcccgtggcgcagctgcgggaaCACCAGCCCTGCCTCAAGCCCTACAGCGACGAACTACCTCAAtgtgcacctctctctgATGAACACCAGCCTCAAGACACCCATTCGAACGGTGCGGGTGACACtaagccagcagcagcacctcatcGCGCAGGGGGACTCGTATAACACGATTCAGCCGATCGTGTCGGTGGTCGTCTCGCCACCAGGTGGTGAGCTCATCCCTCGTGCCTCGGCGGCTCTTGACGTGAAGCTGCGCCTCCCTAGATCGCTGCGGCACCTGTCAAAGATGCCGCAACGCGTACCGTTGCCAACGCTGGCTACACCCTGCATCCAGACCAGGAATCTGCTTACTATTAGCTTTCCCGGACTTGGCGCTGATGCACTGGTAAATATGAGCGACGCGACGGTGATCGGAGCAGCTGTGGACTACAATAGTAGAGTACCGATAGTACCGTGCTTCTACACGATGGCGACCATTCGTCCAGAGGATAAGCTGGGTGGTGAGTAG